The Chitinophagaceae bacterium nucleotide sequence GACTGCAGATCATCAGCTTTCTTCCATCCTGCGAAACGGTCGAACCAAACAAACCAATCGGAACTCTTGCAGCAAACTCATCTTCTTTATAATCAATCAAACGGTCATTTAAAATACTACCTGTATTGTAATTGAGCTGCTGTTCAAAAGAATAACCCCTGTCTTTTACATAACGATAGGGCCCAACAGAAAATTTTTGTGCAGGTGTTATCAGGTCTCTTGTTACATAAGCTGAGAAAATAGGATTGAGCAGATCCTTCGCAATATTGGCTGAAATAGTCGCCGTGCTGAAATCAACAGTTGCACCTTTTTGTTTCTGACGGTACAGTTCACGGTAATAGGTTGCGCCTAACATTCCTCCCGACGCACCGGAGAAAAGAAATGTCTTCTGCATTAGTTTCCCCTTCAGTAAACTGTCTAACTCACTCATTACATTTACTGTAAATGTTGCAGAGCGGTTGCCGCCACCACTCACATTTAAAATATAAATGAATGGTTTTTCTTCCTGCTGATTACGCTTCCAGTTTTCTAAAACCTGTATCATGTGTAGACTGTCTTTCGACATTTGTTCAGGAGTACAGATCTTCAGCATGGAGGTAAGTGAATATTCCGGGCGGCTTTTCCTGTCTTCATAATTCAAACCAAAAGCTTTGTTGCGGATATCAATATATTCATAACGAAAAGAAAATTAAACAGGAAGATCAGTATCAGTGCAACCGGCACACTCCATGTATCAAGCCAGTAAGCCAATGCACCTGATGCCGCAATCAGGATAGCAAAAAATACAAAGATGCTTGCTGCAGCAGGTAATTGCAAAGAGGGGCGATCTAAAAATAATCCATAGATAATCAGGAACAGGAATGCTAAAAGGATGGCCATAACAGCAGCGAAATGATGCCGCTTAAAAATCATATCGAGGAAAATCTTGCTGTAATGTGAAACATTTCTTGTTTGTCTGAAACTGGTGAAACCGGTTAAAAAATATTTAACAGTGATAACAGGATCATGCTCATGTGCAATGGGGATGGGTTTAAATTTTTCCCTGAACTGCTGCGGATTGCTGAGCATTGGCTGCATGTTACGGAGAATAGCCTTCTCTGAGCCATAAAAATACAGAATTGAAAAAAGAATAAACAACACAAGCCCAGACAGAAATCCAAGCACGATAAAAACAATTTCACCTGTACTCATCAGTTCTTTAAACTTATCAAAGCGAATAATCTGAATAAAATAGTTGATGAGAAACAACAGGGGAATACCCGCATTGTTGATGCAATATTTTAGAAAGGGTTTGGAGGTTGTGGCCAGAAACGTAAAGTAATTGCTGAATAATATAAACGTGGTGATGTTCCAGCTCATCATAAAACCACCAAATGCAACACCAACAAAAAAGGAACTGAAAAAATTAACTTCACCGAGATATTCTGGAGAAAGAAATAAGGAGTCGGCACCAAAATGATTCATAAAACCGCCGCTGGTTGCACTTGCTAATAAAAACCAGAACAGCAGCATCAACTGATATTTTCTGAAATGCAGAAAGATCAGTTGTACGGGAAACGAGTACCATATGCCAAGCAGGTATTTCTTCATCAGGGATAAGTTACAGAAAAGAACGGATTTTCTTACTTAACGCTGCACGACAGAAGATGATTGTGTGGATTATTTTCTCCTGATAAGATAAAGTACCCATGTAAAGCTCAGCAGCAGGCACATACCCACCAGCTGATGCAATTGTGCCACCCATTCAAATAGTCCCCATTTGTTGGGAATAATTTTGGCAGATGCCAGAACAGAAACAATGCCAAGTATAACCTGCAGCAAAACCAATGCAAGAGGAATAAACCGTGTAACCTGGAACAGATCTGAGCCTTTTACTTTCAATGTGCGGAAGTACCAGATCACAATTAGTATACTCAGCAGGTAAGCTAAGCCACGGTGAAAGAAATGAATCTTGATTTTGTTTTCAATAAAATTAATGAGCCAGGGCGAGTCTTTAAATAATGCAGCAGGGATCCATTCATTGTTAATCATGGGCCATGTGGCTGCTGCGGTTGCCGCTTTATGTCCGGCCATTAAGGCACCAAACAATAATTGCACCACCAGCAATACAAGTAATACCATGGTAAAGTTGAAGGCACCTGCATGTTTAGTGATCTGTTCTTTTTTCACTTTTAACTGCAGCAAAAACCAGAACGTATAAGAAAGCAACGCCATTGCCAGTATGAAATGCAACGCCAGTCTTGTTGGTTTTACATACACAGCATCACCCACCAATCCGCTTGCAACCATAATCCAGCCAACAGCTCCCTGTAAAGCGCCGAGTAAGAACAAAACGATCAGTGGTTTTACCATTTCCTGTTTGAACGATTTACGTACAAGAAAATAAATAAAGCCAACAGCAAATACCATTCCCATCATTCTTGCCCATAAACGGTGAAACCATTCCCAGAAAAAAATGAATTTAAAATCACTCAGGTTAAAATCAGTATTGAGCAGTTTAAACTGCGGAGTGGCTTTGTATTTATCAAATTCCTGCAACCAGGCTGTTTCATTTAGAGGAGGTAAACTGCCGGTAACAACATCCCACTCTGTAATGGATAAACCGGAGCCGGTTAAACGTGTAATACCGCCCAGCAGAATTTGAATGATGAGCATAAAAACACCAAAGAGTAACCAGTTGCTGACGGCTTTGCGGGAAGAGGAGGTTTGCATCATAACGCATGCAAAGGTAGGAGAGGAATGATTTCAGATTCCTCTCCTTTTGTAATTAATCAGGCAGTGGCCAAACTGAGCAGTTTGCTGGTTTCGGCCTCACATGCTTTCCATAATTTATAACCTCCTGAAAGGTTCGATACTCTCTTGAATCCGTTTTGTTTCAAGATACGCTGGGATAAGTAAC carries:
- a CDS encoding COX15/CtaA family protein translates to MQTSSSRKAVSNWLLFGVFMLIIQILLGGITRLTGSGLSITEWDVVTGSLPPLNETAWLQEFDKYKATPQFKLLNTDFNLSDFKFIFFWEWFHRLWARMMGMVFAVGFIYFLVRKSFKQEMVKPLIVLFLLGALQGAVGWIMVASGLVGDAVYVKPTRLALHFILAMALLSYTFWFLLQLKVKKEQITKHAGAFNFTMVLLVLLVVQLLFGALMAGHKAATAAATWPMINNEWIPAALFKDSPWLINFIENKIKIHFFHRGLAYLLSILIVIWYFRTLKVKGSDLFQVTRFIPLALVLLQVILGIVSVLASAKIIPNKWGLFEWVAQLHQLVGMCLLLSFTWVLYLIRRK